One part of the Fusobacterium pseudoperiodonticum genome encodes these proteins:
- a CDS encoding ribonuclease J, with the protein MKKEKPKQQVVQVKEKKTSIKERLKSIKNDVLSLKTKKTKAKDENKNEKLKKKKELKTVKVNEVTQVIESKVKKSKKSKNDLEKMYVIPLGGLEEVGKNCTIVQYKDEIIIIDAGAIFPDENLPGIDLVIPDYSFLENNKSKVKGLFVTHGHEDHIGGIPYLYEKIEKDTVIYGGKLTNALIKSKFENFGVKKNLPKMVEVGSRSKISVGKYFTVEFVKVTHSIADSYSLSIKTPAGHVFITGDFKIDLTPVDNEKVDFVRLSELGEEGVDLMLSDSTNSEVEGFTPSERSVGDAFRQEFQKATGRIVVAVFASHVHRIQQIIDNAAYFGRKIAIDGRSLLKVFEIAPSVGRLNIPKNLLIPISSVEQYKDNEVVILCTGTQGEPLAALSRIAKNMHKHIMLREGDTVIISSTPIPGNEKAVSTNINNILRYDVDLVFKKLAGIHVSGHGSKEEQKLMLNLINPKNFMPVHGEYRMLKAHMKSAIETGVPKDKILITQNGDKVEVTKEYAKINGKVNSGEILVDGLGVGDIGSKVIKDRQQLSEDGIVIVAYSIDKQTGKILSGPEMSTKGFIYYKDSEDTMKEAQDLLLKKIRKEETYLGRDWQDLKGDVRDLLSRFFYEKLKRNPIIVPMLLEIEN; encoded by the coding sequence ATGAAGAAAGAGAAACCGAAACAACAAGTAGTACAAGTGAAGGAGAAGAAAACTAGTATTAAAGAAAGACTTAAAAGCATTAAAAATGATGTTTTAAGTTTAAAAACAAAAAAAACAAAGGCTAAAGATGAAAATAAAAATGAAAAGCTTAAGAAAAAGAAAGAGCTTAAAACAGTTAAAGTAAATGAAGTGACTCAAGTAATTGAATCAAAAGTTAAGAAAAGTAAAAAATCAAAAAATGATTTAGAAAAAATGTATGTAATACCTCTAGGGGGATTAGAAGAAGTTGGGAAAAATTGTACCATAGTTCAATATAAAGATGAAATAATAATAATTGACGCAGGAGCAATATTCCCAGATGAAAATTTACCAGGTATTGATTTAGTAATACCTGACTATTCATTTTTAGAAAATAATAAATCTAAAGTTAAAGGTTTATTTGTAACACACGGACATGAGGACCACATAGGTGGAATACCTTATTTGTATGAAAAAATAGAAAAAGACACAGTTATCTATGGTGGAAAATTAACAAATGCTCTAATAAAATCTAAATTTGAAAATTTTGGAGTAAAGAAAAATTTACCAAAGATGGTTGAAGTAGGATCAAGAAGTAAAATAAGTGTAGGAAAATATTTTACAGTTGAATTTGTAAAAGTTACACACTCAATAGCAGATTCTTATTCTTTATCTATAAAAACACCTGCAGGTCATGTGTTTATTACAGGAGATTTTAAAATAGATTTAACTCCTGTTGATAATGAAAAGGTAGATTTTGTAAGACTATCTGAGTTAGGAGAAGAAGGTGTTGATTTGATGCTTTCAGATTCTACAAACTCTGAAGTAGAAGGTTTCACTCCTTCTGAAAGAAGTGTAGGAGATGCTTTTAGACAGGAGTTTCAAAAAGCTACTGGAAGAATAGTTGTGGCAGTATTTGCTTCACATGTTCATAGAATACAACAAATAATTGACAATGCAGCATACTTTGGAAGAAAGATTGCTATTGATGGAAGAAGCTTATTAAAAGTATTTGAAATAGCTCCAAGTGTAGGAAGATTGAATATACCTAAAAATTTACTTATACCTATATCAAGTGTAGAACAATACAAAGATAATGAAGTTGTTATCTTATGTACTGGTACACAAGGAGAACCTTTGGCAGCACTTTCAAGAATAGCTAAAAATATGCATAAGCATATAATGTTAAGAGAAGGAGACACAGTTATAATTTCATCTACTCCAATACCAGGAAATGAAAAGGCTGTTTCAACTAATATTAATAATATTTTAAGATATGATGTAGATTTAGTTTTTAAAAAGTTAGCAGGAATCCACGTTTCAGGACACGGAAGTAAAGAAGAACAAAAATTGATGTTAAATTTAATAAATCCAAAGAACTTTATGCCTGTTCATGGTGAATATAGAATGCTTAAAGCACATATGAAATCTGCTATAGAAACAGGAGTACCAAAGGATAAAATACTTATCACTCAAAATGGTGATAAAGTAGAAGTTACAAAAGAATATGCAAAAATAAATGGAAAAGTAAATTCTGGAGAAATTTTAGTAGACGGTTTAGGTGTAGGAGATATTGGAAGTAAAGTTATCAAAGACAGACAACAATTATCTGAAGATGGAATAGTTATAGTTGCTTATTCAATAGATAAACAAACAGGAAAGATTCTTTCTGGGCCTGAAATGTCTACAAAAGGTTTTATTTACTACAAAGATTCAGAAGATACTATGAAAGAAGCACAAGACTTATTATTGAAGAAAATAAGAAAAGAAGAAACTTATTTAGGAAGAGATTGGCAAGATTTAAAAGGAGATGTAAGAGATTTACTTTCAAG
- the mrdA gene encoding penicillin-binding protein 2, translating to MKLNKYRDNDVVLGDKRNTREIWFKVIVFLCFFVLFLRLLYLQVLQGNEFSYLAERNQYKLIKIDSPRGKIFDSKGKLVVTNGTGYRLIYSLGREENEEYIKEIANLTDKTEEIVRKRIKYGEIFPYTKDNVLFEDLEEEKAHKLMEIINNYPYLEVQVYSKRKYLYDKVASHTIGYVKKISEKEYENLKEAGYTPRDMIGKLGIEKTYDDLLRGRNGFKYIEVNALNKIEREVEKVKSPIVGKNLHMSINMELQQYMEEEFEKDGRSGSFVALNPKTGEIITIVSYPTYSLNTFSSQISPEEWNKISNDPRKILTNKTIAGEYPPGSTFKMISAMAFLKSGIDPKLIYNDYNGYYQVGNWKWRAWKRGGHGPTDMKKSLVESVNTYYYKFSDQIGYAPIVKVARDFSLGQKSGIDVPGEKTGIIPDPDWKKKKTKTVWFRGDTILLSIGQGFTLVTPIQLAKAYTFLANKGWAYEPHVVSRIEDVQTGKTETVVTQKTVLTDYPASFYETINDALIATVDQNNGTTKIMKNPYVKVAAKSGSAQNPHSKLTHAWAAGYFPADTEPEIVFVCLLEGAGGGGVMAGGMAKRFLDKYLEVEKGIEVVKKTPQTETKQVNTSTTQRNVNNNNSEQGRGEETANEERETETTSSTSEGEEN from the coding sequence ATGAAGCTTAATAAGTATAGAGATAATGATGTAGTATTGGGGGATAAGAGAAACACTAGGGAAATATGGTTTAAAGTTATAGTTTTCCTATGTTTTTTTGTGCTTTTTTTAAGACTTTTATACCTTCAAGTTTTACAAGGAAATGAATTTTCTTATTTAGCAGAAAGAAATCAATATAAATTAATCAAAATAGATTCACCTAGAGGAAAAATATTTGACTCTAAAGGTAAATTAGTAGTAACAAATGGAACAGGTTACAGACTTATATATTCTTTAGGAAGAGAAGAGAATGAAGAATATATAAAAGAAATAGCAAACCTTACAGATAAAACAGAAGAAATTGTAAGAAAAAGAATTAAGTATGGTGAAATTTTCCCATATACAAAGGACAATGTTTTATTTGAAGATTTAGAAGAAGAAAAAGCACATAAGTTAATGGAAATAATAAATAATTATCCCTACTTAGAAGTACAGGTGTATTCAAAAAGAAAATATTTGTATGATAAAGTAGCTTCCCATACAATAGGTTATGTAAAGAAAATCTCAGAAAAAGAGTATGAAAACTTAAAAGAAGCTGGATATACTCCAAGAGATATGATAGGTAAATTAGGTATAGAAAAAACTTATGATGACCTTTTAAGAGGAAGAAACGGATTTAAATATATAGAAGTAAATGCTTTAAATAAAATTGAAAGAGAAGTAGAAAAAGTTAAAAGTCCAATTGTTGGTAAGAATTTACATATGAGTATAAATATGGAATTACAACAATACATGGAAGAAGAATTTGAAAAAGATGGTAGAAGTGGATCTTTTGTTGCATTAAATCCAAAGACGGGAGAAATTATAACTATAGTAAGTTATCCAACATATTCGTTGAATACTTTTAGTTCACAAATTTCACCTGAAGAATGGAATAAAATATCAAATGATCCTAGAAAAATCTTAACCAATAAGACAATTGCTGGTGAATACCCACCAGGCTCTACATTTAAAATGATATCGGCTATGGCATTTTTAAAAAGTGGAATAGATCCAAAGTTAATATACAATGACTATAACGGATATTATCAAGTAGGTAATTGGAAATGGAGAGCTTGGAAAAGAGGCGGTCATGGACCAACAGATATGAAAAAATCTCTTGTTGAATCAGTAAATACATATTACTATAAGTTTTCCGATCAAATTGGATATGCTCCTATAGTAAAAGTTGCCAGAGATTTTAGCTTAGGGCAAAAATCAGGTATAGATGTTCCAGGAGAAAAAACAGGAATTATTCCAGATCCTGATTGGAAAAAGAAAAAAACTAAAACAGTTTGGTTTAGAGGAGATACTATACTTCTTTCAATAGGACAAGGTTTCACACTTGTAACACCAATCCAGTTAGCAAAAGCCTATACTTTTTTAGCTAATAAGGGTTGGGCATATGAGCCACATGTAGTTTCAAGAATAGAAGATGTACAAACAGGGAAAACAGAGACAGTTGTTACACAAAAAACTGTTTTAACTGATTATCCAGCTTCATTCTATGAAACTATAAATGATGCTTTGATTGCAACAGTCGATCAAAATAATGGTACAACAAAAATCATGAAAAATCCATATGTTAAAGTTGCAGCAAAAAGTGGTTCAGCACAAAATCCACATTCTAAGCTGACACATGCTTGGGCAGCTGGGTATTTTCCAGCTGATACAGAACCTGAAATTGTTTTTGTCTGTCTACTAGAAGGAGCAGGTGGAGGAGGAGTAATGGCCGGAGGAATGGCTAAAAGATTTTTAGATAAATACCTAGAAGTTGAAAAAGGTATAGAAGTTGTCAAAAAGACTCCTCAAACAGAAACTAAACAAGTTAATACTTCTACTACTCAAAGGAATGTAAATAATAATAATTCTGAACAAGGAAGAGGAGAAGAAACAGCAAATGAAGAAAGAGAAACCGAAACAACAAGTAGTACAAGTGAAGGAGAAGAAAACTAG